The Motilibacter peucedani sequence GACATGCGCTTCGACTACTCCCCCGCCCCCGAGTCCACCGCCGTCGTCGACATCGCGAGCTCCTACTCGCTGTTCATCGACGGCGCGATGGTCGACTCCCTCGACGGCAGCACCTTCAAGACGGTCAACCCGGCCACCGAGGAGGTGCTCTCCGAGGTCGTCGACGCCGGCAGCGCCGACGTCGACCGCGCGGTCCGCGCAGCCCGCGCCGCCTTCGAGGGCACGTGGTCGCGCATGCCGGGGCGCGAGCGCGGCAAGTACCTCTTCCGCATCGCCCGCATCCTGCAGGAGCGGGCGCGCGAGTTCGCGGTGCTCGAGAGCCTCGACAACGGCAAGCCGATCCGCGAGGCGCGCGACACCGACATCCCCCTTGCCGCAGCGCACTTCTTCTACCACGCGGGCTGGGCCGACAAGCTGTCCTACGCGGGGCTCGGCGAGGCCCCGAAGCCCTACGGCGTCGTGGGCCAGGTCATCCCCTGGAACTTCCCGCTGATGATGCTGTCGTGGAAGATCGCGCCGGCACTGGCGGCGGGCAACACCGTCGTGCTCAAGCCTGCGGAGACCACTCCCCTGACCGCGCTGCTCTTCGCCGAGGTCTGCCAGCAGGCGGAGCTCCCCCACGGCGTCGTCAACATCGTCACCGGAGCAGGCGAGACCGGTCGCATGCTGGTGGAGCACCCCGACGTCGACAAGGTGGCCTTCACGGGCTCGACCGAGGTCGGCAAGGCGATCGCGCGCAGCGTCGCCGGCACGCGCAAGCGCGCGACGCTCGAGCTCGGCGGAAAGGCGGCCAACGTCGTCTTCGACGACGCGCCGATCGACCAGGCGGTCGAGGGCATCGTCAACGGCATCTTCTTCAACCAGGGCCACGTCTGCTGCGCGGGCAGCCGCCTGCTCGTGCAGGAGTCGGTCGCCGACGAGCTGCTGGCCTCGCTCAAGCGGCGCCTGCTGACCCTGCGCGTCGGCGACCCGATGGACAAGAACACCGACGTGGGCGCCATCAACTCAGCCGCCCAGCTGGCCCGCATCCGCGAGCTGTCCGACATCGGCGAGGCCGAGGGCGCCGAGCGGTGGTCGCCGCCGTGCGACCTGCCCGACCGCGGCTTCTGGTTCCCGCCGACGGTCTTCACCGGGGTCTCGCCCGCGCACCGGATCGCGCGCGAGGAGGTCTTCGGGCCCGTGCTCTCGGTGCTGACCTTCCGCACGCCGGGCGAGGCGGTCGAGAAGGCCAACAACACGCCCTACGGGCTCTCGGCCGGCGTCTGGACCGAGAAGGGCTCACGGATCCTCTGGATGGCCGACAAGCTCAAGGCCGGAGTGGTCTGGGCCAACACCTTCAACCGCTTCGACCCGACGTCACCGTTCGGCGGCTACAAGGAGTCGGGCTGGGGCCGCGAGGGCGGCCGGCACGGGCTGGAGGGCTACCTCCATGGGTGAGCCCCGCCCCTCCGATGAGACCACTGCCGACCACTCGAGGGACGCGTTGACCACAGACCCCGTGCACCAGGGCGCTCACACCGAGCACCGGCTCGCCGTGCGCAAGACCTACAAGCTCTACGTCGGCGGCGCGTTCCCCCGCAGCGAGTCGGGGCGCTCCTACGAGGTGACGACCCCGGACGGCCACTTCCTCGCCAACGCCGCCCAGGCGTCCCGCAAGGACGCCCGCGACGCGGTCGTCGCCGCGCACGCCGCGGTGGCGAAGTGGTCCGGCGCCACCGCGTACAACCGCGGGCAGGTGCTCTACCGC is a genomic window containing:
- a CDS encoding aldehyde dehydrogenase family protein, with the translated sequence MRFDYSPAPESTAVVDIASSYSLFIDGAMVDSLDGSTFKTVNPATEEVLSEVVDAGSADVDRAVRAARAAFEGTWSRMPGRERGKYLFRIARILQERAREFAVLESLDNGKPIREARDTDIPLAAAHFFYHAGWADKLSYAGLGEAPKPYGVVGQVIPWNFPLMMLSWKIAPALAAGNTVVLKPAETTPLTALLFAEVCQQAELPHGVVNIVTGAGETGRMLVEHPDVDKVAFTGSTEVGKAIARSVAGTRKRATLELGGKAANVVFDDAPIDQAVEGIVNGIFFNQGHVCCAGSRLLVQESVADELLASLKRRLLTLRVGDPMDKNTDVGAINSAAQLARIRELSDIGEAEGAERWSPPCDLPDRGFWFPPTVFTGVSPAHRIAREEVFGPVLSVLTFRTPGEAVEKANNTPYGLSAGVWTEKGSRILWMADKLKAGVVWANTFNRFDPTSPFGGYKESGWGREGGRHGLEGYLHG